The DNA window ATATACCAATCAGAATGGAAGGTCCTCCCTACGTACATGATTGATAGAATCACTACGTAGGGAGGGCGGTCAACTTGATGCGGTGGAGGCATGAGTGCAGTTCGATCTTGTGGTGTATTCGTTTGTAGTGAGTAGGGCCTCCTTCTCGTTGATCTCAGTTCGCCTCCGCTCTATTGAAAAGTCGGAATTCCTACGGCGGTTTTGTCAACGAACGCGTCTCGGGCCGGATTGACTAAGCTAACCAACCCTTAAGTTTAAGTTAAGGAGGCTCTTCCATAATTGGGTGCTCTGCTTTAGTGTGATTGACAAAGGCTAGGCTAGGTAATACCCAAAACAAATGAAAAGAGATCGGAGTCGATAGTTGGCAGTTGGAAAGGAACTTGATCCCCCCAAAAAAAGGGGGGGGAAGCTGCGGTCGAACTCTAATTCTGGAAAGAAGTCGGGGCCCTTTCACTTCGAGTTCCTTCCTTCGTAGCCAAATCTGATGATACGCTTTGGCGATCTTACCTACCAAATAAAAGGCCTGCTAGGTGATCGAAATCGCTCAGGTCAGTGAGGACTCATTCACTCACCTACTCCTTATCTATTTAATAGTCTCTTCTCTTCCATCTACTGAATTCAAAAGGCGACCCGCCGCGCCGGGCTGTAAGATAGAGCTGTTGTACTACTTGACTGGTAAGAAAGAGCTTCCGTAAGAACTGGAATACTCTTGTATGTACGGTAACCCTCTCTTCCGCTACTGGTGGACTGTTGCACAGAAAGGCCGACAGAAGCAAGGTTTCTTAGCGCGCTTTTCAAGCGCTTAGCTTCTGCTAGCGGCGGGGCGCCATGTTGTTCAGTTGAAAGCCTAAGCCAAGAAGGTACGAACGAAGTGACGGGCCACTTTCGAAGATAGGGGGCGGCTTTCTTGTGGTAGTCATTGCGAGCATCTCTCCTCTTCTCTTCTCTTAGCGTGCACAGTTTGCTTACATGCCGCCTTAGGCACATCTCTCTTTCTTAGTTTCACGCTGGCCTAATGAATATGAATGAAAGTAAGTCTTTTAGTAAGCGTATATAAGCAGCTTTTTAGTGTATAAGCAATTCTTTAGTGGTCGCACCGAAAGGTACGTACGGTGGAGGTTGGTTGAAGATGATGTTACGCGGCGTTCAGAACCAGTCTTGAAGTGGAAGTGAATGAATTAGAAAAAACGAAGAAGTAAGGAAATGAGACGACTCTTTCTTGAACTATATCATAAACAGATCTTCTCCTCTACACCAATCACGAGTTTTTCTCTATTTCTCTCGTATATCGTCGTAACGCCCTTAATGCTAGGTTTTGAAAAAGACTTTTCATGTCATTCCCATTTAGGTCCGATTCGGATCCCTCCGTTGTTTCCTTTTCCTTCCGCACCCTTTCCTCGAAATGAGAAAGAAGATGGTATACTTGAATTGTATTATTTAAGTGCTTATTGCTTTCAAAAAATCCTACTTCTACAATTGGTGGGTCACCGGGTTATTCAAATAAGTCGTGTTTTCCGTGGTTTTCCCATGTTACAACTTCCGTACCAATTCGGTCGATCCGGAATGGATCGGTTAAACATTCCATTAGGGAGCCTGGTCTTGACTCTTCTGTGTGGTATTCATTCTCGTTCGGCTCTTGGAATCACATCCAGCAGTGGTTGGAACAGCTCGCAAAATCCAACCACTTCACCTACTTCATTGCCCCCAACCCTTTCTCGTACCTCTATTGAAACAGAATGGTTTCATGTTCTTTCATCGATTGGTTATTCCTCTCCGTTCGTATCTCTTTTTCCAATTTCGGTCTCGATTAGTTCACAAGATTGAATGGCCGATTCTCCTCCGGACCCTCGATTCGATTGTTTTCCAAGAATGTTGAGCCGGGTATGTAAGCCTGGGAACCTTTTTTTTTTTAAAATGAAAGAAGGGCTTTCGGTTTTTTCACCCTGTTTTGGTCTTGCAGCTATTTTCAAATTTTAATATTATAAAATAGTTAGTTGAATCTTTTATTTAGAAGAAATAAACTATATATGTCCAATCTCTAGTGATGGTGGGACCAACCAAGCCAAGATGTATGTCGTCCAACCCGACCTCAGACTCTTTCTTCCCGACCTATTTGACTCTCTGGCCGCAGTTATTTAGGTGGTATTCCGAGATTGAAGAGATCGAATTCCTCCCGGGAACACACGAAAGAAAGATATGAACTGGGTAAATAGAAATGGAAAAGAGATGTTTCCAATTCATCAAAATGTGAAGCTTTTTCTACATCCATATGATCTGCTAAAGTGGATCGGTATTGACCATATAATAAAAGAAGATCTTGGTCCATGGAGTCCCAAGAAGGTAAGAACTCCAACCTGTCTGATGCTTCTTCGGCCAAATACAATATACAAGTGGGACCTGCACTATGAGCAAGCTGTGCGAAAAACCACTTCTTTTTTCCGGTTCCGAAACAACTTGGGTGAAAGAGGGTTCTACCGGGA is part of the Salvia miltiorrhiza mitochondrion, complete genome genome and encodes:
- the rpl10 gene encoding ribosomal protein L10; translated protein: MPFGRSILQKKSLLRVSGEERSTEILISFHSSGSTSNQWRKLKNPWFPGRTLFHPSCFGTGKKKWFFAQLAHSAGPTCILYLAEEASDRLEFLPSWDSMDQDLLLLYGQYRSTLADHMDVEKASHFDELETSLFHFYLPSSYLSFVCSREEFDLFNLGIPPK
- the ccmB gene encoding cytochrome c biogenesis B, translating into MRRLFLELYHKQIFSSTPITSFSLFLSYIVVTPLMLGFEKDFSCHSHLGPIRIPPLFPFPSAPFPRNEKEDGILELYYLSAYCFQKILLLQLVGHRVIQISRVFRGFPMLQLPYQFGRSGMDRLNIPLGSLVLTLLCGIHSRSALGITSSSGWNSSQNPTTSPTSLPPTLSRTSIETEWFHVLSSIGYSSPFVSLFPISVSISSQD
- the orf122c gene encoding hypothetical protein, whose protein sequence is MCLRRHVSKLCTLREEKRRDARNDYHKKAAPYLRKWPVTSFVPSWLRLSTEQHGAPPLAEAKRLKSALRNLASVGLSVQQSTSSGREGYRTYKSIPVLTEALSYQSSSTTALSYSPARRVAF